In Deferribacteraceae bacterium V6Fe1, one genomic interval encodes:
- a CDS encoding ABC transporter ATP-binding protein: MEVLKINNLYKVFKTKGKKVNALNGMDFSVNKGEILGFLGPNGAGKSTTIKSIMDLIRPDSGNIKIMGIDSRVVEARKHIGFMPENPQYFDTLTGKGLLMFTTSIFNMNKKEAEKKADELLEEFELQDAAKRPIRNYSKGMIQRIGFAAAIIHAPEALILDEPMSGLDPMGRVLFKKKLLDLNKNGATIFFSSHIIPDIEDICSRVLIVNKGKVISDLSREEIKYSTTTGFNVITKNPVDIKEIHFEKISDELYKSYCKKDQLIELLEKIRETKIEIVDIEPVKKDLEDIFVEIAGGRL; the protein is encoded by the coding sequence ATGGAAGTGCTAAAAATAAATAACTTATACAAAGTATTTAAAACAAAAGGTAAAAAAGTAAATGCCTTAAACGGGATGGATTTTAGCGTCAATAAGGGAGAAATACTTGGCTTTTTAGGGCCAAATGGTGCCGGAAAAAGCACTACTATAAAATCAATTATGGATTTGATAAGGCCTGACAGCGGTAATATAAAAATAATGGGAATTGATTCAAGAGTTGTCGAAGCAAGAAAACACATTGGCTTTATGCCTGAGAATCCTCAATATTTTGATACTCTGACAGGTAAAGGGCTGTTGATGTTTACAACTTCAATTTTTAATATGAATAAAAAAGAAGCTGAAAAAAAAGCCGATGAATTGTTAGAAGAGTTTGAGCTGCAAGATGCCGCAAAAAGACCGATAAGAAATTACAGCAAGGGGATGATTCAGAGAATAGGCTTTGCCGCTGCAATAATTCACGCTCCTGAAGCTTTAATTTTAGATGAGCCGATGAGTGGACTTGACCCTATGGGAAGAGTTTTATTTAAGAAGAAGCTTTTGGACTTAAATAAAAATGGAGCCACTATCTTTTTTAGCTCACACATAATTCCTGATATTGAAGACATTTGCAGCCGCGTATTGATAGTAAATAAAGGTAAAGTAATTTCAGATTTATCAAGGGAGGAGATAAAATATAGCACAACTACTGGGTTTAATGTTATCACGAAAAATCCTGTTGATATAAAAGAGATTCACTTTGAGAAAATATCAGATGAGTTATATAAATCCTATTGTAAAAAGGACCAACTAATAGAGCTTTTGGAAAAAATAAGGGAAACTAAAATCGAGATTGTAGATATCGAGCCAGTGAAAAAGGACTTGGAAGATATTTTCGTGGAGATAGCGGGGGGAAGGTTATAA
- a CDS encoding prepilin-type N-terminal cleavage/methylation domain-containing protein gives MKKSKKGFTLIELLVVVAIIGILAAIAIPQFSKYRQRAYNSSAQSDLRNFKTSMEAYFADNQNYPTIN, from the coding sequence ATGAAGAAATCTAAAAAAGGTTTTACATTGATCGAGCTGCTCGTCGTAGTAGCTATCATCGGTATCTTAGCAGCTATTGCTATACCACAATTTTCTAAGTACAGGCAAAGGGCTTACAACTCTTCAGCTCAGAGCGATTTGAGAAATTTTAAAACTAGTATGGAAGCATATTTTGCTGACAATCAAAATTACCCAACTATCAACTGA
- a CDS encoding thioredoxin domain-containing protein yields MKRFILYLLTFTVFASNVFAASVEDTLKSALLDNFKKRGLNDIELSITNLKAIDSLKGFYFFKVDIKDKARNRNAKQYIISDGKYLLPDIINIKEGSSLIKDYAFEYDIEKVDLSKLTFVKGNKNSKNIIVDASDFQCPFCRKAHSYLNEKLQGKKDYALYMLHVPLSIHDKALLFAKIFEAGIKLNKDFSDELYSGKYDKMADEEIINEFAKMSGNAEKFKKLVNDKSIEEKVKANEAYAQSLGIQSTPVLFFNGRKVEGFNTQLIDKGINLLK; encoded by the coding sequence ATGAAAAGATTTATTCTGTATTTGCTAACATTTACTGTTTTTGCATCAAATGTATTTGCGGCTTCGGTCGAAGATACTTTAAAATCCGCTCTTCTTGATAATTTCAAAAAAAGGGGACTCAATGATATCGAGCTATCCATTACAAACTTAAAAGCCATCGATTCATTGAAAGGGTTTTATTTTTTCAAAGTCGATATAAAGGATAAAGCAAGAAACAGGAATGCAAAGCAATATATTATATCAGACGGAAAGTATCTTTTGCCGGATATAATCAATATCAAAGAAGGCAGTAGCCTCATTAAAGACTATGCTTTTGAATATGATATAGAAAAAGTTGACTTGTCAAAACTTACATTTGTCAAAGGTAACAAAAATTCCAAGAATATCATAGTTGATGCAAGCGATTTTCAATGCCCATTCTGCAGAAAAGCCCACTCATATTTAAATGAGAAACTGCAAGGCAAAAAAGATTATGCACTTTATATGCTCCACGTCCCACTGTCTATTCACGATAAGGCATTGCTTTTTGCCAAGATATTTGAAGCAGGTATTAAGCTGAATAAAGACTTTTCTGATGAACTGTATTCAGGTAAATATGACAAAATGGCTGACGAGGAAATAATCAATGAATTTGCAAAAATGTCAGGAAATGCGGAAAAATTCAAAAAACTCGTCAACGACAAATCTATCGAAGAAAAAGTTAAGGCTAATGAGGCTTATGCTCAATCGTTAGGGATACAATCCACTCCTGTCCTTTTCTTCAATGGTAGAAAGGTTGAAGGGTTTAACACTCAACTTATTGATAAAGGGATTAATTTGTTAAAATAG
- a CDS encoding bacteriohemerythrin, protein MKLSLKVKLFLSFLLIGSIGGLIGLFGIYSLYQLGNLDNFDHIKELSNNYLMLIASVMVIGTLINLVIIVLFLKYLFKNINSISAICKSLYENNFNIKKASNISDDELGDVSRQAYSFVDKFSGILRSFLDSTVSLKGAANDLIEISENINNGVMTINDKTQSVSSAAEELSATSVNILENTNNTFSLSEECQDELNKTIEKIRLNKSQMLKINESSEAVAETVKKFQTLSKEIGGVITTINDIADQTNLLALNAAIEAARAGEAGRGFAVVADEVRKLANKTTDSTKLIEEVIKSLNDEVKIIVETVHNEVKEVEKGIDYTNMTEESVKIVNDKFLQINEALRNISAAVEEENVAISDIAASMNDVAASIEDIKSLAADNSEAGDNLFKLSLNLSELMQGINVGDIKNFIEWDKSFETGITEFDNQHKKLAALINRIYNAIKDGRAQNEVESILNELVDYTVYHFDSEEKAFKQFNYPEYAEHRKIHEALKSQVGKFINDLKSGRSSIGYNLMEFLKSWLLNHIKVEDKKYSKFLKGKVK, encoded by the coding sequence ATGAAGCTCAGCCTTAAAGTAAAACTTTTTTTATCATTTTTATTAATTGGCTCAATTGGTGGTTTGATTGGACTATTTGGGATTTATAGTCTTTATCAGTTAGGAAATCTCGATAATTTTGACCATATAAAAGAGTTGTCAAATAACTATCTTATGCTCATCGCTTCAGTTATGGTGATAGGGACATTAATTAATTTAGTCATTATTGTTCTATTTTTGAAATACTTATTTAAAAATATAAACAGTATAAGTGCCATATGTAAAAGTTTGTACGAAAATAATTTCAATATTAAGAAGGCAAGTAATATTTCAGATGATGAGCTTGGTGATGTATCAAGGCAAGCTTACTCTTTTGTGGATAAGTTTTCTGGGATATTGAGAAGTTTTCTTGACTCCACTGTGTCATTGAAAGGCGCGGCAAATGATCTGATTGAAATTAGTGAAAATATCAATAATGGAGTAATGACAATAAATGATAAAACTCAAAGTGTTTCTTCTGCGGCGGAAGAGCTGTCTGCGACAAGTGTAAATATCTTAGAGAACACCAATAATACTTTTTCTCTTTCTGAAGAGTGTCAAGATGAGTTAAATAAGACTATTGAAAAGATACGCCTTAACAAAAGTCAGATGTTGAAAATCAATGAATCTTCAGAAGCGGTTGCTGAAACTGTTAAAAAATTTCAAACTTTATCCAAAGAGATAGGCGGCGTGATTACTACTATTAACGATATCGCTGATCAGACCAATTTACTTGCACTTAATGCAGCTATCGAAGCCGCAAGGGCAGGGGAAGCTGGTCGAGGGTTTGCCGTTGTCGCTGATGAGGTAAGAAAACTTGCAAATAAGACAACCGATTCCACAAAGCTTATCGAAGAAGTTATTAAAAGTTTGAATGATGAGGTCAAAATAATTGTAGAGACTGTCCATAATGAGGTGAAAGAGGTAGAGAAAGGGATAGATTATACAAATATGACTGAAGAGTCGGTAAAAATTGTTAATGATAAGTTTTTGCAAATAAATGAAGCGTTGAGAAACATTTCTGCTGCTGTGGAAGAGGAAAATGTCGCAATTTCAGACATCGCTGCAAGTATGAATGATGTGGCGGCTTCTATTGAGGATATTAAGTCTCTTGCTGCTGATAATTCTGAAGCAGGGGACAACTTGTTTAAGCTTTCATTAAATCTTTCCGAGCTAATGCAGGGTATAAATGTAGGGGATATTAAAAATTTTATTGAGTGGGATAAAAGTTTTGAGACAGGTATCACCGAATTTGACAATCAGCATAAAAAATTAGCTGCGCTTATTAACAGGATTTATAATGCCATTAAGGATGGAAGAGCACAGAATGAAGTTGAATCTATCTTAAACGAATTGGTTGATTATACCGTATATCACTTTGACAGTGAAGAGAAAGCATTTAAACAATTTAATTACCCCGAGTATGCCGAGCATAGAAAAATTCATGAAGCACTAAAGTCACAAGTGGGTAAATTTATAAATGATTTAAAATCCGGACGTTCATCAATAGGTTATAATTTAATGGAATTTTTAAAAAGTTGGCTGTTAAATCATATTAAGGTCGAAGATAAAAAGTATAGTAAATTTTTAAAAGGGAAAGTGAAATAG
- the queC gene encoding 7-cyano-7-deazaguanine synthase QueC — protein sequence MKKAIVLVSGGLDSCVTAAVAKDLGYNLCLLHVNYGQLTEKRELKAFNDIAEYYNVNEKLIVDISYLKEIGGSALTDENIDVEEGSLNRVGIPKTYVPFRNANILSIATAWAEVVKVEKIFIGAVEEDSSGYPDCRKVFYDAFNNLLKVGINPENDIEIITPLIELKKRDIVLLGKKLNAPLHLTWSCYKSEDLACGNCDSCFLRLRGFKEANVKDPIKYITYPKFYDTI from the coding sequence ATGAAAAAGGCAATTGTATTGGTAAGCGGAGGGCTTGATAGCTGTGTTACGGCTGCTGTTGCAAAAGATTTGGGATATAATCTTTGTTTGTTGCATGTAAATTACGGTCAACTAACAGAAAAGAGAGAATTAAAAGCGTTTAATGATATCGCCGAATATTACAATGTAAATGAGAAGTTAATTGTGGATATTTCCTATCTAAAGGAGATAGGCGGCTCTGCTTTGACGGATGAAAATATTGACGTGGAAGAAGGTAGTCTTAACAGAGTGGGGATTCCTAAGACATATGTGCCATTTAGGAATGCAAACATTCTTTCCATAGCTACCGCATGGGCTGAAGTCGTAAAAGTTGAAAAAATATTCATAGGTGCTGTGGAAGAAGACAGTTCTGGTTATCCTGACTGCAGAAAAGTATTTTATGATGCGTTTAATAATCTTTTAAAAGTAGGTATAAATCCTGAAAATGATATCGAAATAATCACACCGTTGATAGAGCTTAAGAAGAGAGATATAGTATTGCTTGGTAAAAAATTAAATGCTCCATTGCACTTAACTTGGTCGTGTTACAAAAGTGAAGATTTGGCATGCGGAAATTGTGACAGCTGCTTTTTAAGATTAAGAGGATTTAAAGAGGCAAATGTCAAAGACCCTATAAAATATATAACATACCCTAAATTTTATGATACAATTTAG
- the pfkA gene encoding 6-phosphofructokinase: MKRIALLTSGGDCPGMNAAIRSIVRTCLSMNIQAFGVEQGYKGLIENKLIPMESKNVANIIQRGGTILRSARSEQFKTKEGRDIAVEVLKKNKIDGLIVVGGDGSLTGANILYKDYGIKVVGLPGSIDNDIYGTDMAIGVDTALNTILKCIDTINDTASSHDRTFLIEVMGRNCGYLALMSAIAGGAEAVLIPEIPYDIEGIIKKIKKRYEEGKTRSIIVVAEGVGSAYDFGKVFGMIGGFDTRITVLGHIQRGGSPTIFDRILATRLGTAAVEALVAGSSGVMMGLQKTQVVQVPFEEVFGNKKKIDSKLLEIAEILSR; this comes from the coding sequence ATGAAAAGAATAGCACTTCTTACAAGCGGTGGCGATTGCCCGGGAATGAATGCAGCTATCAGAAGTATTGTCAGGACTTGTCTGAGTATGAATATTCAGGCTTTTGGAGTGGAGCAGGGTTACAAAGGGCTTATTGAAAATAAATTAATCCCAATGGAAAGTAAAAATGTTGCCAACATTATTCAAAGAGGGGGCACCATATTAAGAAGTGCCAGAAGCGAGCAATTTAAGACTAAAGAGGGTCGTGATATTGCTGTGGAGGTATTGAAAAAGAATAAAATAGACGGGCTAATTGTGGTTGGCGGGGATGGCTCTTTGACCGGGGCTAATATCTTGTATAAAGATTACGGTATAAAAGTTGTAGGACTACCAGGTTCAATTGACAATGATATTTACGGCACAGATATGGCAATAGGTGTGGATACCGCACTTAATACAATTTTAAAGTGTATTGATACGATTAATGATACCGCAAGTTCACACGACAGGACTTTTTTGATTGAAGTAATGGGGCGCAATTGTGGTTATCTCGCTCTTATGTCTGCAATCGCAGGCGGTGCAGAAGCCGTATTAATACCTGAAATACCTTATGATATTGAAGGGATTATTAAAAAAATCAAGAAACGCTATGAAGAGGGTAAGACAAGAAGTATTATTGTAGTGGCAGAAGGGGTAGGGTCAGCTTACGATTTTGGGAAAGTGTTTGGCATGATAGGCGGGTTTGATACAAGAATAACTGTTTTGGGACATATACAGAGGGGCGGTAGCCCCACTATTTTTGACAGAATTTTAGCTACAAGACTTGGCACTGCGGCAGTTGAAGCACTTGTGGCTGGAAGCTCAGGTGTGATGATGGGCTTACAAAAGACACAGGTCGTGCAGGTGCCATTTGAAGAAGTATTTGGGAATAAAAAGAAAATTGATAGCAAACTTCTCGAGATAGCTGAAATTTTAAGTAGGTAA
- a CDS encoding cob(I)yrinic acid a,c-diamide adenosyltransferase: MSIATKKGDKGETSLFTGERISKADLRVEVYGTSDELIVFIGNLRVNVALFENELIEIQKRLYKMNSYFASKNEKEKFLLTKDDVDFLDNLLNKLENEFGKVEGFILPSESKGAALCDICRVVCRRLERRAVAFSRVDEVDTNVLKFINRLSDVFFMMARVIGKREKGVLRGFN, translated from the coding sequence ATGAGTATTGCCACTAAAAAAGGGGATAAAGGGGAAACATCACTTTTTACCGGTGAGCGTATATCCAAAGCTGATTTGAGAGTTGAAGTTTATGGGACTTCCGATGAATTGATTGTGTTTATTGGGAATTTGAGGGTTAACGTTGCTTTGTTTGAAAATGAACTTATCGAAATACAAAAAAGACTTTACAAGATGAATTCTTATTTTGCTTCAAAAAATGAAAAAGAAAAGTTTTTGTTAACAAAAGATGATGTTGATTTTTTGGACAATTTGTTAAATAAATTAGAAAACGAATTTGGCAAAGTAGAAGGTTTTATATTACCTTCCGAGTCAAAAGGTGCTGCACTTTGCGATATTTGCAGGGTAGTGTGTAGAAGACTGGAGCGTAGGGCAGTGGCTTTCAGTAGAGTCGATGAAGTGGATACAAATGTATTAAAGTTTATAAATAGGTTGTCGGATGTTTTTTTTATGATGGCAAGAGTGATAGGAAAAAGAGAAAAAGGGGTGTTACGTGGATTTAATTAA
- a CDS encoding GatB/YqeY domain-containing protein: MDLINKISEDMKVAMKSKDSIALNTIRMLRAEIKNAEIQKMGQLSEDEIVKVIQTAIKKRKEAAEQYKNAGRDDLCEKELSEAKVLEKYLPEQLSEDKIKSIINQVIKEVGGNNFGLVMRSVMEKVQGRAEGKVVNQLVKEMLNGNN, translated from the coding sequence GTGGATTTAATTAATAAGATTTCCGAAGATATGAAAGTAGCAATGAAGAGTAAGGACAGCATTGCCCTTAACACAATCAGAATGCTTAGAGCTGAAATTAAAAACGCTGAGATTCAGAAGATGGGGCAATTGAGTGAAGATGAAATCGTTAAGGTAATTCAGACTGCTATTAAAAAGCGAAAAGAAGCGGCTGAGCAGTATAAAAATGCAGGCAGGGATGATTTGTGTGAAAAAGAGCTAAGCGAAGCTAAAGTATTGGAAAAATATCTCCCTGAGCAGCTGAGTGAAGATAAAATAAAATCTATTATCAATCAGGTTATAAAGGAAGTTGGTGGAAATAATTTTGGGCTTGTAATGAGAAGTGTTATGGAAAAGGTTCAAGGGAGAGCCGAAGGCAAAGTCGTAAATCAGTTGGTTAAGGAGATGTTAAATGGAAATAACTGA
- a CDS encoding CvpA family protein, translating into MEITDIVLLIIIGVFAVKGLLKGLISEVFGILGLILGYVVSFQIYMPIAKFLKNVGVSDKVSGALGFVLAFLMIYILLLVVGKLLAKFFKVIKLGWADRTFGAIFGALKSAVILSIILSVVISFTPRNSAFAKKLEKNYVSGNLLKLTPYVFDVLNKIPKDKKKNPFKDENLLDKLIK; encoded by the coding sequence ATGGAAATAACTGATATTGTATTATTAATTATAATTGGTGTCTTTGCAGTAAAAGGGCTTTTGAAAGGGCTTATAAGTGAAGTCTTTGGTATTTTAGGTCTAATTTTGGGTTATGTGGTCTCATTCCAAATTTATATGCCTATTGCAAAATTTCTAAAAAATGTGGGTGTGAGCGATAAAGTTTCAGGTGCTTTGGGGTTTGTGTTGGCGTTTTTGATGATTTATATACTCCTTTTGGTAGTTGGAAAGCTTCTTGCCAAGTTTTTCAAAGTAATCAAGCTTGGCTGGGCAGACAGGACTTTTGGGGCTATTTTCGGAGCATTGAAGTCAGCGGTTATTTTGAGTATAATTTTATCTGTAGTTATCTCATTTACTCCAAGAAATTCGGCCTTTGCAAAAAAACTTGAAAAAAATTATGTTTCCGGAAATTTGTTAAAACTTACGCCTTATGTTTTTGACGTGTTAAACAAAATACCTAAGGATAAAAAGAAAAATCCTTTTAAAGATGAAAATCTCTTAGACAAACTTATAAAATGA
- a CDS encoding Smr/MutS family protein, giving the protein MIFSETLEFDTFKEYLNSRFASAFASEYLNNLKPLQSEKDILASQSYFKEIFYILSSKNELKLPVDSEYSDFFARIKDPYATFTPEDFIIFKNFHTQVNNFKKEILDFEQIVHLKNITSNIYSFAEITAYISEKITDDAKVKDEASNSLFDIREKLRELRKTLTSSINKIFGRSDADKFIQERVVKEYNNRYVLLCKTNFRQYISGIVHSTSSSGQTVYVEPNFLVDLNNQYQDLAGKEDKEVRKILKGILDRIKSNIYEIVESVKSYSKLAFLFSVAQVYGSYKYCIPEISNEIVFDEIYHPLILFSKDKDAVPISLEMKNNTNLIIITGPNTGGKTAALKTVGLNTIIAKCGLPLFGRYAKVVNFKNILADIGDNQSLIMSLSTFSSHILNIKNILDEADANSLVLLDEVGTGTEPLEGAALALGTLKSLLEKSAKIIVTTHFSDIKTFGLKRDDCEIYSVDFDYKTFESSYKLLKGVVGKSSPIVIAKKLNFDEKAIEFANTYLNEKVSDKERMFEELNLLKAEIEREKLNIHEKEKMLAAKENEINVREAELKEKLELKEIKLLEETYLLLNKAKNAAESAKDVKSDKKFVEENLSKVKDKLDKLKDKKSIKDEISEGDNIFLEKYNKVAKILEIKKDNVLVDLQGIKVTLKKNEIIGKKIKPETEKNVRVKKDVKSSAKTEIVIIGKTVEEATDEVEKAIDKALLSNLSHLYIVHGRGSGALRKGVHEFLRTNPLIKSFRIGDNSEGGQAVTVVEL; this is encoded by the coding sequence ATGATTTTTTCTGAAACACTTGAGTTTGATACCTTTAAAGAATATTTGAATAGTAGGTTTGCGTCTGCTTTTGCCAGTGAATATTTAAATAATTTAAAACCTTTGCAAAGTGAAAAGGATATTTTAGCAAGTCAATCATATTTCAAAGAGATATTTTATATTCTATCAAGTAAAAATGAATTAAAACTTCCGGTGGATAGCGAATATTCAGACTTTTTTGCCAGAATAAAAGACCCTTATGCAACTTTTACTCCCGAAGATTTTATAATATTTAAAAATTTCCATACTCAAGTTAATAATTTTAAAAAAGAAATTTTAGACTTTGAGCAAATAGTTCATCTAAAAAATATTACGTCAAACATTTACTCTTTTGCCGAAATAACGGCTTATATCTCGGAAAAAATAACAGATGATGCCAAGGTAAAAGATGAGGCAAGTAACAGCCTTTTTGATATTAGAGAAAAACTAAGGGAGTTGAGAAAAACGCTTACATCCTCAATTAATAAAATATTTGGCAGGAGCGATGCAGATAAATTTATTCAGGAAAGGGTGGTCAAGGAGTACAACAACCGCTACGTGCTGCTTTGTAAGACAAATTTCAGACAATATATCAGCGGGATAGTCCATTCCACTTCAAGTAGTGGCCAGACTGTATATGTTGAGCCTAATTTTCTTGTAGATTTAAATAATCAATATCAAGATTTGGCAGGAAAAGAAGATAAAGAGGTCAGAAAGATATTAAAAGGGATTTTGGATAGGATAAAGTCCAATATTTATGAAATAGTTGAGTCGGTTAAAAGTTATAGTAAACTGGCATTTTTGTTTAGTGTGGCTCAAGTGTATGGGAGTTACAAATATTGTATACCTGAAATTTCCAATGAAATCGTTTTTGATGAAATTTATCATCCGCTTATTTTGTTTTCAAAAGATAAAGATGCCGTGCCAATATCCCTTGAGATGAAAAATAATACAAATCTTATAATTATCACCGGGCCAAATACAGGCGGAAAAACCGCTGCACTAAAAACTGTAGGGCTCAATACGATAATTGCCAAGTGCGGTCTGCCGCTTTTTGGCAGATATGCAAAAGTGGTCAACTTTAAAAATATATTGGCTGATATAGGGGACAATCAATCTTTGATAATGAGCCTTAGCACATTCTCATCACATATTTTAAATATAAAAAATATTCTTGATGAGGCTGATGCAAATTCATTGGTGCTTCTTGACGAAGTGGGGACGGGGACCGAGCCTCTTGAAGGTGCCGCACTGGCACTCGGGACGCTTAAAAGTTTGCTTGAAAAGTCAGCTAAGATTATTGTAACCACACATTTTTCAGATATAAAGACTTTTGGTTTGAAACGGGATGATTGTGAAATATATTCGGTAGATTTTGATTATAAGACCTTTGAATCTTCATATAAGCTATTAAAGGGTGTAGTGGGTAAATCCAGCCCGATTGTTATAGCAAAAAAACTAAATTTTGATGAGAAAGCTATTGAGTTTGCAAATACATATCTTAATGAGAAGGTTTCGGATAAAGAGAGGATGTTTGAGGAGTTAAATCTTTTAAAGGCGGAAATTGAAAGGGAGAAGCTGAATATCCATGAAAAAGAAAAGATGTTGGCTGCAAAAGAGAACGAGATAAATGTCCGTGAAGCAGAGTTAAAAGAGAAGCTTGAGCTTAAAGAGATAAAACTTCTTGAGGAAACTTATCTGCTTTTAAATAAGGCAAAAAATGCCGCCGAAAGTGCTAAAGATGTTAAAAGTGATAAGAAGTTTGTAGAAGAAAATCTTAGTAAAGTAAAAGATAAGCTTGATAAACTGAAAGATAAAAAATCCATTAAAGATGAAATTAGTGAAGGGGATAACATATTTCTTGAAAAATACAATAAAGTGGCAAAGATTTTGGAGATTAAGAAAGATAACGTATTGGTTGATTTGCAGGGGATAAAAGTTACTTTGAAAAAGAACGAAATTATAGGCAAAAAAATTAAACCTGAAACAGAAAAAAACGTGAGAGTTAAAAAAGATGTGAAATCTTCGGCGAAAACGGAAATTGTGATAATAGGGAAAACGGTTGAAGAGGCAACAGATGAGGTTGAAAAGGCAATAGATAAAGCTTTGCTCAGCAATTTGTCACATCTTTACATAGTCCACGGTAGGGGTTCGGGCGCACTTAGGAAAGGGGTGCACGAATTTTTAAGAACAAATCCACTCATCAAATCATTTCGTATCGGTGATAACAGTGAGGGCGGTCAGGCTGTAACTGTTGTGGAATTATAA